The following proteins come from a genomic window of bacterium:
- a CDS encoding dihydroorotate dehydrogenase-like protein: MPANLSTSYMGFTLKNPIVPSASPLSKHLDNIRKMEDAGAAAVVLFSLFEEQIYHDAMELVQEASKISEDFRNSFDYLRELNQSHYNPDAYLEHIRKAKEVVKIPIIASLNGSSDNGWLQYAKSIEAAGADGLELNLYHIAADPKKNSAQIEDQFIHVVRSVKNLKIPVSVKLSPHITGLANFVSRLDETRVDGVVLFNRFYQPDFNLNSLKVVPNINLSDSTDLRLALRWTAILYGQVHAPIAATSGIHSHEDAIKMIMAGASVTMVCSALLKNGISHITELLRDIELWMDIHECQSLSHIRGSMSQKSKDDPSAMERAQYIKALAQY; this comes from the coding sequence ATGCCGGCGAATTTATCCACTTCGTACATGGGTTTTACGTTAAAAAACCCGATTGTTCCTTCGGCTTCTCCGCTATCTAAACATTTAGACAATATCAGGAAAATGGAAGATGCGGGGGCTGCGGCTGTTGTACTATTTTCGTTGTTTGAAGAGCAGATTTATCACGATGCGATGGAGTTAGTACAAGAAGCCTCCAAAATAAGTGAGGACTTCCGAAACTCCTTTGATTACTTACGCGAACTCAATCAGTCGCATTATAATCCTGATGCTTATCTTGAGCATATCCGCAAAGCCAAAGAAGTTGTTAAAATTCCTATCATTGCCAGCCTCAACGGATCTTCGGATAACGGTTGGTTACAATACGCCAAATCCATTGAAGCGGCAGGCGCTGACGGGCTGGAGCTGAATCTGTATCACATCGCCGCAGATCCTAAAAAAAATTCTGCGCAAATTGAAGATCAATTCATACACGTCGTCCGTTCCGTCAAAAATCTTAAGATCCCTGTTTCTGTCAAACTCAGCCCTCATATCACAGGGTTAGCTAACTTTGTTTCCCGGTTGGACGAAACGCGCGTGGACGGTGTTGTTCTTTTTAATCGCTTTTATCAACCCGATTTTAATCTTAACTCGCTCAAAGTTGTTCCTAATATCAATCTTAGTGACTCAACCGATTTACGGCTTGCTTTGCGCTGGACAGCGATCCTGTATGGTCAGGTGCATGCCCCGATTGCAGCGACAAGCGGCATACATTCCCACGAAGATGCGATCAAAATGATTATGGCCGGCGCTTCGGTAACGATGGTGTGTTCCGCCTTACTCAAAAACGGCATCTCTCACATTACGGAATTACTGCGTGATATAGAGCTTTGGATGGATATTCACGAGTGCCAATCATTGAGCCATATCCGCGGCAGCATGAGTCAAAAATCCAAAGACGACCCATCGGCCATGGAACGTGCGCAATACATCAAAGCATTAGCTCAGTATTAG